In the Rhododendron vialii isolate Sample 1 chromosome 2a, ASM3025357v1 genome, AAATTTCCAACATATATTTCTTTTGCCTTTGAATCTAGCCACCACCCTCCATCCCTCAGTCCCCCAAGCAAAGAACACAAATGGATTCCTGTGTTCGACTTCTGCTGGTAACGCTTCCAGGGCAAGGGCATATCAATCCTGGCCTCCAATTCGCCAAACGACTTGTCAAAATGGGCGTCGAAGTCACTTACGCAACGGCCTTTTCCGCCCTCAATCGCATGACCAAAAGCGCGACCACTCCACCGGGCTTGACCTTTATCGGCTTCCCTAATGGCCACGACGGGTGGGAAATGGACAACATGGACCACCAGATGGAAGAGCTAAAGAGGCGCGGGTCGGAGGCTGTAGCAAAACTCATCACATCACAGGCTGAAAAAGGCAAGCCTTTCATGCATGTGGTTTATACCACACTCGTCCCTTGGGCAGGCCAAGTTGCACATGATCTTCATGTGCCGTCCACTTTCCTTTGGATTCAACCTGCCACCATCTTGGATATTTACTATTATTACTTGAATGGTTATGGGGATTCCATTGGGAAGAACATGAACGACCCCTCATGGTCAGTCGAATTACCGGGACTACCACCGGTAACCGGCAGTGACCTTCCCTCTTTTCTGCTTGCTTCAAACACCTATAATTTTGCACTTCCATTACTTAAACAGCATTTTGATATGATTGACGCCCAAAACAATCCCAAAGTATTTGTGAACTCCTTTGATGCTTTGGAGTCTGGAGCCCTAAGAGCAATCGAGAAGCTAAACTTGGTTGCTATTGGGCCGTTAATCCCGTCGGCTTTCTTGGGTGGAAAGGATCCGTCAAACAATTCTTTCGGAGGAGATCTCTTTCAAGATTCAAAAGCCTATATCAAATGGTTGGATTCAAAACCTAGTGAATCGATTATTTATGCAGCCTTTGGAAGCTATTCGCCAATAGCGAAGCAACAGATGGACGAAATTGCACAAGGGCTGCTTGCTTGTGGAAGGCCCTTTCTGTGGGTGGTAAGAGCCACTGAAGAAGAGAAGCTGAGTTATAAAGAGAAATTGGAACAGCAAGGGATGATAGTGCCGTGGTGTTCTCAAGTGGAGGTTTTGTCACACCCGTCAGTTGGATGTTTCATGTCTCATTGCGGGTGGAATTCTTCTTTGGAGAGCTTGGTTTCCGGGGTTCCAATTGTGGCTTTTCCACAATGGTCGGACCAAGTTACGAACGCAAAGCTTATCGAAGATGTTTGGAAGACTGGAATAAGAGTGAAACCGAATCTAGATCAAATAGTCGAGAGTGATGAGATTAAGAGGTGCATAGAAATGGTGATGGGAAGGGATGAAATGAGGACGAACGCTAAGAAGTGGAAGGATTTG is a window encoding:
- the LOC131315773 gene encoding crocetin glucosyltransferase, chloroplastic-like, with protein sequence MDSCVRLLLVTLPGQGHINPGLQFAKRLVKMGVEVTYATAFSALNRMTKSATTPPGLTFIGFPNGHDGWEMDNMDHQMEELKRRGSEAVAKLITSQAEKGKPFMHVVYTTLVPWAGQVAHDLHVPSTFLWIQPATILDIYYYYLNGYGDSIGKNMNDPSWSVELPGLPPVTGSDLPSFLLASNTYNFALPLLKQHFDMIDAQNNPKVFVNSFDALESGALRAIEKLNLVAIGPLIPSAFLGGKDPSNNSFGGDLFQDSKAYIKWLDSKPSESIIYAAFGSYSPIAKQQMDEIAQGLLACGRPFLWVVRATEEEKLSYKEKLEQQGMIVPWCSQVEVLSHPSVGCFMSHCGWNSSLESLVSGVPIVAFPQWSDQVTNAKLIEDVWKTGIRVKPNLDQIVESDEIKRCIEMVMGRDEMRTNAKKWKDLAREAGKEGGSSDKNLKTFVDEVRARKVE